A region of Pseudomonas cavernicola DNA encodes the following proteins:
- a CDS encoding spermidine synthase encodes MPGLPPRDELTEELLLAEVHDEFGVIRVMEVGEYRFLEFGDAIEQSCVFTADPTWLEYDYTRAMLIGALCHEAPESALFLGLGAGTLTQACLKFLPLEDVEAIELRPDVPRLAMEFLGLDDDPRLYVRIGDALELLESAEPADLIFVDLYTDHGPGVGHLAWRFLDSCQKRLNPGGWLVINQWAGDDGKPLGAALLRGLFHRHYWECPVKEGNVILLVPEDLDQQLDFDELERRAEALKPRLGYSLQPLIEVLRPAS; translated from the coding sequence ATGCCTGGGCTGCCGCCGCGGGATGAATTGACCGAGGAGCTTTTGCTGGCCGAGGTGCACGACGAGTTTGGTGTGATTCGGGTGATGGAAGTCGGCGAATACCGCTTCCTAGAGTTCGGTGATGCGATAGAGCAGAGTTGCGTATTCACCGCCGATCCAACCTGGCTGGAGTACGACTACACCCGCGCCATGCTGATCGGAGCACTGTGCCACGAGGCGCCGGAAAGCGCGCTGTTCCTCGGTCTGGGCGCGGGTACGCTGACTCAGGCCTGTCTCAAGTTCTTGCCGCTGGAAGATGTCGAAGCCATCGAACTGCGCCCGGACGTGCCGCGCCTGGCGATGGAATTCCTCGGTCTGGACGACGACCCGCGTCTCTATGTGCGCATTGGTGATGCGCTGGAGTTGCTGGAGAGCGCCGAGCCTGCCGATTTGATCTTCGTCGACCTGTATACCGATCACGGCCCGGGTGTTGGCCATCTGGCTTGGCGCTTTCTGGACAGTTGCCAGAAGCGCCTGAATCCGGGGGGGTGGTTGGTGATCAATCAATGGGCCGGAGATGACGGCAAGCCCCTTGGTGCCGCACTGCTGCGCGGTCTCTTCCATCGGCATTATTGGGAGTGCCCGGTGAAGGAGGGCAATGTGATCCTGCTGGTGCCAGAGGATTTGGATCAGCAGCTTGATTTTGACGAATTGGAGCGCCGGGCCGAGGCATTGAAGCCGCGCCTGGGGTATTCCTTGCAACCCTTGATCGAGGTACTGCGCCCGGCCAGCTGA